Proteins from a genomic interval of Parachlamydia acanthamoebae:
- a CDS encoding SEC-C metal-binding domain-containing protein, which yields MTEKIGRNDPCPCGSGKKYKNCCLNKSTAPKKFTAKWLSTPQKKTEPVNLMERTFGEAIANATQQEKPPIIPKSFKQQIEDIKENHPN from the coding sequence ATGACTGAAAAAATTGGACGTAATGATCCTTGTCCATGCGGATCTGGGAAAAAATATAAAAATTGCTGCTTAAATAAATCAACCGCACCTAAAAAGTTCACTGCTAAATGGCTGAGCACTCCTCAAAAAAAAACGGAGCCAGTTAATTTAATGGAAAGAACATTTGGAGAAGCAATTGCTAACGCAACTCAGCAAGAAAAACCCCCAATAATCCCGAAATCTTTTAAACAGCAGATTGAAGATATCAAGGAAAATCATCCCAATTAA
- a CDS encoding tRNA lysidine(34) synthetase: MLDLPLAQPPWSGLGKRLESMVRKALFEFQMVSDSPKIAIALSGGKDSLALLFLLKAISGRGFPPFELFAVHVHGAFSCGAGVNLDYLRAICTRLEIPFLMRESTQTLESLECYGCSRERRRLLFEAAKSVGATTIAFGHHRDDSAQTLLMNLLHKAEFAANLPKLHMREYGVTIIRPLIYVAEKEISTFAEQHGFKRITCRCPVGQNSMRRQVDQLLTQLEELFPNARENIAKAGLLYGSDKAKNP, from the coding sequence ATGTTAGACCTCCCTCTCGCACAACCCCCATGGTCTGGACTTGGCAAACGTCTAGAAAGTATGGTTAGAAAAGCACTATTTGAATTTCAAATGGTCTCGGATTCCCCTAAAATTGCCATAGCTCTTAGCGGTGGAAAAGATAGTCTAGCTCTCTTATTTTTGCTTAAGGCGATTTCTGGAAGAGGATTTCCCCCTTTTGAACTCTTTGCCGTGCACGTGCACGGAGCCTTCTCATGTGGTGCAGGTGTCAATCTTGACTATCTTCGTGCAATTTGTACCCGCCTAGAAATCCCTTTCCTCATGCGCGAATCGACCCAAACATTAGAATCTCTCGAATGTTATGGTTGCTCGCGTGAACGAAGACGCTTGTTGTTTGAAGCGGCAAAAAGTGTAGGAGCCACGACCATTGCATTTGGACATCACCGAGATGATAGCGCCCAGACTCTTTTAATGAATCTTCTTCATAAGGCGGAATTTGCAGCCAATCTTCCCAAATTGCATATGCGAGAATATGGTGTCACCATTATTCGCCCCTTAATTTATGTCGCAGAAAAGGAGATTTCAACATTTGCCGAGCAACATGGATTTAAAAGGATTACGTGTCGCTGTCCCGTTGGCCAAAACTCGATGCGTCGGCAAGTGGACCAATTGCTCACACAATTAGAAGAGCTTTTCCCCAATGCACGTGAAAACATTGCAAAAGCTGGTTTGCTATATGGGTCTGATAAAGCAAAGAACCCTTAA
- a CDS encoding RNA recognition motif domain-containing protein: protein MKKKIFVGNLSWKVTDDILRSVFEKIGKVVSVKIITDQYTGKSKGFGFVEMESSEDADKAIRELNETAVLDRNIRVSLAQERSERSGNREPRESHGGGRSGGFRNARTSNM from the coding sequence ATGAAGAAGAAAATTTTTGTCGGCAACCTATCCTGGAAAGTGACAGATGATATTTTAAGATCTGTTTTCGAAAAAATCGGGAAAGTTGTTTCCGTAAAAATTATCACAGATCAATATACAGGCAAATCAAAAGGATTCGGCTTTGTTGAGATGGAAAGTTCAGAAGATGCTGACAAAGCTATTCGTGAATTGAACGAAACAGCTGTTCTAGATCGCAACATTCGCGTCAGCCTCGCTCAAGAGCGTTCTGAGCGTTCTGGCAATCGTGAACCACGTGAAAGCCATGGTGGCGGACGCTCCGGTGGTTTCAGAAATGCAAGAACATCTAACATGTAA